The Phacochoerus africanus isolate WHEZ1 chromosome 9, ROS_Pafr_v1, whole genome shotgun sequence genomic sequence TGGCTGGCTGCCATGCAGGAGGCGGTGATTGGGTTAGGAGGATGGATGCAGGAGAGCAGGAAGAGGGGTGACGAGGTTTGGGGACCACATGGGATTCGGGTTCTGAGCAGACTGGAGGAAGGGCAGTTACACGAAGTGGCAAAACTCCGGCTGATTGGATTAAAGTGGAGCTGGATGGACCATCCCATTGAAAACGGAGGCGGCCGGCAATCGGATTTATTTTACGTCTGATAGAGGCAATGAGCCGGGAGcctggagagaggagggagttgGTAATGGTGTATCTGGGGGCGGCAGGAGCTGGAGGTTTTCTGTAGAGGGCTGAGGGCTAGccggggggcagggtggggggcaggctcGGAGGAAGCGGACCTCCAAAGCCAACAGCTAGGACGAGGCATCTTCTGTTCAGGAAGAGTAAGTGGTGCAGGGTGGCTGCCGGTGCCGGGCGGTGTGGAGCGTTGGGAAAGGGGTGGGTGGGTTCTGTTATGAGAGACTCGGTAGGACAGAGGAAGGACTCCAACATGGTCTTAAAACagagagctgggagttcccgctgtggcgcaatgagatcaatggcatcttgggagcgccgGGGCacaaggttcaatccccagcccagcacagcaggttacgGCTCTGTCAGTGGCTGAGCtcggatcggatccctggcctgggaactccacagcccGAAGAGGGGGAAGcagtggtcaaaaaaaaaagcagagggagaggTTGGAAGAGAGCATTGAGCAGCAGGTTTGCTTCTTGCGAGAATCACTGGACAGTGCACAGAAGACAGACAGGATTGAGAAGATGGTGACAGGGCCCCtggaggaggctggaggtggggaaagCAGGATTCCTAGATGAAGGCAAGgggcagaaaaggagagaaaaggcacATCCAGGAGAGTGTGGGCGCGGGGCGGTAACATTGTGTGTGGAGGACCCAGTCCAAGGGACCGCCTGGCGCTCTTTCTTCTTTGACCACAACGATGGGGTTCCGGCACCCAACGCGCTGCCAGGCCCACGGGAGCCACTTCTACCCTCAGCGTGGCAAAGGGCTTCTCGTTGAGGCAGTGCCCCAGACACTCCGTTTGAGGAGGGCCAGGCTGAGAGGCTGGCATGCATTTCACAGCCGGCTTCTCCAAACGAGGTCCCAGGACACTCTGGTCTCGGGAACATTAGCAGATATAACCCTATAGAGGGGCAACATTTAATCACCCAGGagctcccactgcagctcagcagaaacaaacccaaccagtatccacgaggacacaggttgaatccctggcctcgctcagcaggttaaggacccggtgttgctatgagctatgggtaaaagacgaagcttggatctggcgttgctgtggctgtggtgtaggtcagcagctgcggctctaattcaacccctagcctgggaaccgccacctgctgcaggttcagccctaaaaagaaaaaagaaaaaagtatttaactATCCAGAACTTGCTAGAAGCACGAAATACCTGACCGCCTTCTGGAGAGTCACAGCAGACAGAAGAGCATCAAAGACAGAAAACACGCTGTTTCACTCAGTTTCTCTTCATCGGTGGAGCTTAAGACCCTTTTCCTTTTCATAGACCATACCCTTGGAGAAACTGCCCCAGAAGAGATCCGACAAGTCCGAGTAGGATTTGTATGAAAATTTAGGCGGGGGTAGGGTTCAGTTACCCAGAGCATCAGTGTGACAGAGTCACAAGAAAGACCCGAAGCCAGGGCTGAGCTGCCAAACGTTTCCCAGGTAAGCTGCAGGGAGGGAGCCCAGGAGGAGGCGCTTGATGAAAGAGTCGTCCCGGAGAACTGGACAGCGGGCTTCCTGGGGCAGGAAGAGAATTTCTGGGCAGTTTTGGGTCCCCTTGGGGGACCTGTCGTGAATTAGAGACAGGCAGGCAGCAGCTGCGCCGTTTGCTCCAGCAGCATCCAGCCGCCTGGGTTAGCAGCTGAGAAGACAAGCCGGGTGGGACCAGGATGAGGGCTCTTTCGGGAAAGAATCACAGGACCAGGACGGAAAGGCGCATGTGCACGCGTGAGTCAGGAAAATGTATGTAATTCAGGAAAACCGCCAACAATCCCTTTTAGGACAAACTTGGAGTCCTTCCTCTGTCCTACCGGGTCTCTCATAACAGCACCCACCCTCCCCTTTCCCAACGCTCCACATGGCCTGGCACCCAGCAGCCACCTTGCAGTGCTCAGTTCCTGAAGGGAAGATGCCCCATCAGAGCTGTTGGCTTTGGAGGGCCGCTTCCTACAAGCCCTGCCCGCCCACCCGGAGGGGGCCAGCCCTCAGCCCTCTACAGAAaacccccagcccccccccaaTACACAGAGTCCCCTCCTCTCTGGTGGGTGAGGGGAGCGCAGGCACGGAGGGTGTGGTGATGCTGGAGGGGTGATGGGGTCTTTGGGGCTCCGGCTCTCAAGGTATCAGAGGGCGGGCGGAGTTGGGGTGCTCGTGCAagtgaaaggaaaggagagaacagAGCTAAGGTTTTGGAGATGAGCGCCACCCGCAGTGATGAGAGCTGGGTGTGGAAGTGAGGTGGGAGGCTGAGGCACCCAGGACCGTGCGGGAGGGGGAttggaggaggaaggcagaggaggcaAGCGGGGACCctccaggctggggaggaggacagGGACTGCAGCAAGGTCGGTCACAGCAGGGACGGTGTCCCTGGACAGCAGGAGCTTTAGGGAGCTGGGGCTCTTCGGGGGAAACTGAAGAAATGTTTTGGAAACAGCAAGGACACTCATCGCCGGTTCAGACTTTGAGATGATGAGGAAGCCCAGAGGAAACCACCTCTCCTTGAGGGAGAACCAGGCGGAAGTCGGGGGCAGGGGCAGTTTCCCGGGTGGGGCAGGAAGGCAGCCCGGCGTTTCCCAAGGGCGGCTGCGGCTTTAGGAGTTTGCTGATGAGCTGCTGCGTTCAGAGGGTGCGGTGGAAGGGCAGGGCTTGGGGGGTGAGGTCCCGTGGGTGCCCGAGACGGGACGAGACGGGATTGGTCTGAGGCAGGAAACGAATTAGGGCAGCCTCACTCTGCCTGGGTTGAAACATCCAGAAGGCAGTTTTGTGCTGGGAGCTCCCACTACAAGGGCTGTGCCCACCCTGGCTTCTGTGAACTTGAGCACTGGGCACGAGGAAGACTCAGCACTCACTGAAGGATTGacattttttttagggttgtactcgcggcatatggaagtccccaggctaggggtcaaatcgcagctacagccgccagcctacgccacagccacagcaatgccagatctgagcctcatctccgacctacaccacagctcatggcaatgtcagatacttaacccactgagccaggccagggatcaaacccgaatcctcatggatgctagctgggttcgttaacccctgaaccacaacgggaactccaggaatgactCCTAAGGGAGGAATACGGACAGCAACCAGCACAGTCCTGCCAGGCCTGGAAACTCAGCTGAGGTGAACACcccagagggaggggctgccaggTGTTTGTCTGGCCCTTCTCCCCTCACTGGCTCCTGTGCCCGATTGAGAAGGGAGGCGTTTTCTTACACTGTGTCTTCGTGGTCAGGACACCTGGAATCCAGGCTCAGGCCCAGCACAGGCGGGTCTCTGGGGGCTCTGACTCTTGCATGGATACCGGGACAGGTGAGTGTACCTGGACAGGTAAGAGTTCGCTGGGGAGACCAACCCTGACCATGGGCAGCTCCCCAAACCCAGCCTCCACTAGGCAGTATAGGAGCCGGTAGTCACATGTGGCTGCTGCatttaaatttagttaaaattaaaaaatcagtgcCTCCACGGTGCCATCCACATTTCAAGCGCTCAGTAGCCCCAAGCGGCTGCAGAACATTGCACCATCGCAGAAAGTTCTATTAGGACGCACCTTCGAGACTGTGCACTGAGCTATCTGGACACGCCCGGTGCCGGTCCTCTGTAATCCCGTCTCTCTCGTCCCTGATGCAGAGTCCACGCGGTAGCCCCGAGGctcggcggcggtggcggcggcgcgATGGCTCAGTACAAGGGCACCATGCGCGAGGCGGGCCGGGCCCTGCACCTGCTCAAGAAGCGTGAGAAGCAGAAGGAGCAGATGGAGGTGCTGAAGCAGCGCATCGCCGAGGAGACCATCAGCAAGTCCAAGGTGGACAAGAAGTTCTCGGCCCACTACGACGCGGTGGAGGCCGAGCTCAAGTCCAGCACCGTGGGGCTAGTGACCCTGAACGACATGAAGGCGCGGCAGGAGGCCCTGGTGCGCGAGCGGGAGATGCAGCTGGCGCAGCGCGCGCGGCGGGAGCGGCGGCGCCGGCAGCTGGAGGCGCAGCGCGAGCGGGAGCGCAAGCGCGAGCAGCGGCGCCAGATCTGCGGCCTGTCCTTCTCCACCGACGACGGCGACGACGACAGTGACGGGGACCGCGAGGCCGCCGAGCCCGCCGGGCCCCGGAGGCCCCTGGGCAAGGACCCGGCCGTGGACACCAGCTTCCTGCCGGACCGCGAGCGCGAGGAGGAGGAGCGGCGGCTGCGCGAGGAGCTGCGGCGCGAGTGGGAGGCGCGGCGCGAGCGCGTGAAGCGCGAGGAGGTGGAGGTGACCTTCAGCTACTGGGACGGCTGCGGGCACCGGCGCGCCGCGCGCATCCACAAGGGCGGCACCGTGCAGCAGTTCCTCAAGAGGGCGCTGCAGGCGCTGCGTCCCGACTTCCGCGAGCTGCGCGCGGCCGGCGTGGAGCAGCTGCTGTTCGTCAAGGAGGACCTGATCCTGCCGCACTGCCACACCTTCTACGACCTGATCGTGGCGCAGGCGCGCGGCAAGAGCGGGCCGCTCTTCACCTTCGACGTGCACGACGACGTGCGGCTGCGCAGCGACGCCACCCTGGAGAAGGACGAGTCGCACGCGGGCAAGGTGGTGCTGCGCAGCTGGTACGAGAAGAACAAGCACATCTTCCCCGCCAGCCGCTGGGAGCCCTACGACCCCGAGAAGCGCTGGGACCGCTACACCGTCCGCTGagcaaccccccccccgccccccgcgttCGGAGGCCTTGACCTCCCAGCTGAAAATGAATAAAGCCCGCGCGGCTTCACTCTGCCCCTGTGGTCGTGGTGTGGCTGCGGTGTTCCGGTCGGGGGGGTTGGTGTCGCCCAGGCGCTGTGGGCGGCCTGGCTCCGCTGGGCTGGGCGGGAGCCTGGGTGGGAGCGAGGGCCAGGGCCTGAGCTGACCACGGCGATCTGGCGAGGATCATGGGCGCGGACTCGGCCCCCGACTGTCTGGGTTCGGGTCCCAGCGCAGCTTCTTACgtgctgtgtgatttggggcaaagTGATGGAAACGGCCCTAAGCTTCAGGGAAGGGCCTTACCTCGGCCTCGCATGCTCTCTCTCCATCCGTGTCCCAACTGCGACTCTGACGGCCTCCCAGTTCCTGGACCTCCCGTCGCAGGTGACTTTGTGTCCTCCCTCGCTCTGCAGCCGTTTCACAGCAGGTCCAGACGTCAGAGTAGCTGGTGTGGCTCCTCTCGCAGGATTAGAGCCACCAACCACCTTACGTTGCCCGTCATTTAACTTCCACACTCAGGGTGGCCTCTCCCTCCCGGGCTTCCTCCTCCCTGCGGAGGGGCCCTAGTGGGGTAGGTCCctgatcccgcgtggctgtggctgcggaggaggccggcagttgcagctccaattcgacccctagcctgggaacttccatacgccgcaggtgaggccctagaaggcaaaaaaaaaaaaaaagtaacacatgCTTATTatagaaaacttttaaatacaaaaaaggaaacaaatcacTCATCGTACCACTCAGAAAAAACCACTGttattatgacattttaaaaatttcagtcatTTCCCCCAGGTGCGtgtgtatacataatatatatcttTATCATTAAACTGTCTATGTAATTTTGCAACACGCTTTCTAAATTTACCATTGTACTGAAGCATTTTCCCCACACTGCCTTCAAAACCCCCCGGGATACTTTAATCtcaaattttcccttttcattttttaaaaacatatatgtatactcCAAATGTCTTCAAAATATATAGATTTAGAAGCTGCAATTTTTCAGTGctctagattttttaaagtactgtCCTGAGTAATGACTGGCCCAAGTAAAAACACAGGCCTCACTTCTATTTTTCCACAATTGCTTTCAAATTAGGCTTTCTCTCTGGAGCAGCAGCATGCTCCGTGGTAATTTAGATGTGCATTTGTTTATCCTGGGAAAGATGCCTAGAatcctttcctatttttaaaaagtcggAAAGTCTACTCATCTAAACGC encodes the following:
- the FAM50B gene encoding protein FAM50B, with translation MAQYKGTMREAGRALHLLKKREKQKEQMEVLKQRIAEETISKSKVDKKFSAHYDAVEAELKSSTVGLVTLNDMKARQEALVREREMQLAQRARRERRRRQLEAQRERERKREQRRQICGLSFSTDDGDDDSDGDREAAEPAGPRRPLGKDPAVDTSFLPDREREEEERRLREELRREWEARRERVKREEVEVTFSYWDGCGHRRAARIHKGGTVQQFLKRALQALRPDFRELRAAGVEQLLFVKEDLILPHCHTFYDLIVAQARGKSGPLFTFDVHDDVRLRSDATLEKDESHAGKVVLRSWYEKNKHIFPASRWEPYDPEKRWDRYTVR